A region of the Candidatus Eremiobacteraceae bacterium genome:
CAGCGCCGAAGTCGAGCGCATCGTCGGGCTCGAGCTGGGCGCGGATGATTACCTGGTCAAGCCCTTCTCGGCGCGCGAGTTCATCGCGCGCGTGCGCGCCATCATGCGCCGATCAGGCCAAGCGCCGCCGGCGCCCGGCCGCCGCCACAGCGCGGGCCCCCTCACGCTCGATGAGGACACCCGCGAGGTGACCGTGGAGGGCCGCGCCGTCAAGCTCAAGCCGCGCGAGTTCGACTTGCTAGCGTTGTTCGTGCGCAACCAAGGCCGCGTCTTCACCCGCGATCAGATAATCGAAACGCTGTGGGGTTTTGATTACGATGGCGATCCGCGCACGGTGGACGTGCACGTTCGCCGCCTGCGCCGCGCGTTGGGCGAAGGCGTCGCACATGCGAGCTATCTCCACACGGTTCACGGCGTCGGTTATAAGTTTGCCGCCCCGAGCCGCACTGCCGCGCCGGCCTGAGCGCCGCGCTCTCCAGTCACGCATCCCGGAGCTGCGCGCGCTGGTGGCGCCGTTGTTGGCCCTGTCCGCCGCGCGCCGCTCGGCGCCGCTGCTCTACCTCGAGCTGACCGGCATCGAGCGCGTTCCAAGGAGCCGCCGCCGCCGGGTCTTGGCCACGTACAAACGGGCGGTTGCCGCCGCGTTGCGCGCTGCGGTCGGCACGGCGCTTCGCCGCAGCGATGCTATCGCGGCCGGACCGGGGGCGCATTGCTTCGTCGCGCTTCTGGTCGGCCGCGCGGTCGCTGCGCCTGCTCGAGATGGCGTCGCCGATGCGCAGCTCGGTCTGATCGCCGGCAGGCTGCGAGCGGCGGTGCGGGCGCAGCTGCTCGAGCTGGCCGGGGCCGAGTTAGGACAGAGTGCGGGCGAGATCGGGGTCATCGCCGGATGGACGGTGTTGGATCCGGTCGCGGTCGCGCAGCCATTAGAAGACGTGCGGCAGGCGATCCGGGGCGCCGCGGTGGTCGCGCGGGTGGAGGCGCAACGCGCGCTCGTCCTCGCGGCGGTCACGCACGAGCTTCGCACACCGCTGATGTCCATTCTGGGCTACGCGGAACGGCTGCGCGACGAGGCGGACCTCACCCCCCACGCACGCGCTCATTACGGCGGCATAGTGGCGCGCGAAGCACGACGGTTGCACCGTCTTGTCGAGAGCCTCATCGACACCGGCGCTTGGACCGCCGGCAAGCTCGTCTTACGGCGCCGACAGCTCGATCTGCAGGCGCTGGTCCGCACGGCATGGGCGGCGTCGGCTGCCGGCGCGAGAGGCAGCAGGCCGCGCTTGGAGATCCGCGGCGATGCGCGCGCCGCGGTCGACCGCGAACGGCTGATGCAAGTCTTCATCAATCTGCTCGACAACGCGGCGCGCCACTCGCCCAAGGGCGCGCGCGTAAGCGTTCGCATCGCGCGGCGCGGCGACACGGCGGTCGTGGCGGTCGCCGACGAGGGACCGGGCTTTTCGCGGCGCGCGGCAGGCGCCGTCGGCACCCCGTTCGCGCCCGGCGCCGACGGACGTGCCGGCTTAGGTCTCTCGATCGCTCGACTGCTCGTCGAGGCGCATGGCGGGGCTGTGACCTTTGGACGAGGCCGCCGGCGCGGTGCACGCGTGTGCGTCAGCCTTCCGTGTCGCGGCACGCGAGCGACATGAGAATATGGTCACAACTTTCTGAGAATCCGGCGTACGCGCAAGGGTTTGCCTACTGCGCCCTGCGAAGCGTGCCGATGTCGTAGGAGTGAGCACCTATGCCGAGTTAGGAGCGCCCGCAGACTCCATGGAACCGGCCCACATCCGCCTGTACTGGACCTCGGCATTCGCCGGGGTACTTTTTTTGCTCACCTCGGCAAGCGCGTCGGCGCGTGCCACGGAGCTTCCCGCGATCTCCGCCGCGGCCGCCGAGTTCCACGGCGGCTCGACCGACACCGGGCAGATCTACACCCAATGCCTGCTCTCGACCGTGCGCTACGACGTCTCCTTTGAGACCGATCAGACGACCTACGTGATCACCGGCGACATCGGCGCCATGTGGCTGCGCGACGCGAGCGCACAGGTGCGCCCGTACCTGTTCTTCGTCGCCGATCCGGAAGTGCGCTCCATGCTTCGCGGCGTCATCGCGCGCGAAGCGAAGAACATGCTCGCCGACCCGTATGCCAACGCGTTCAATCGCGATTACAAGGTCGCCGAGGAGAAGTACGAGCTGGACTCGCTGCTGTACCCGATCCAGCTCGCCTGGATGTATTGGAAGCAGACCCACGATTCATCGGTGTTCACGCCCGAGGTCAAAGCGGCGTACGAGCGCGCGCTCGGTCTGATGCAGCTCGAGCGCGACCACACCTTCTCGACCTACCGCCATCGCGAGCTCATCAACGACGGCAAGGGCGCGCCGACAGCGGTCACCGGCATGGTATGGACGGCGTTCAGGCCGAGTGACGATCCCGCGACGTATGGCTACAACATCCCTGAAGAGATGTTCGCCGCCGTCGGTTTGGGCGAGCTCAAAGAGATCGAGGCCGACGTCTGGCACGACAATCTCAAGCGCGACGAGGTCGAGGCGCTGCGCGCCGGCATCGTCGACGGCATCAATCGCTATGGAATCGTCTACACGCCGAAATTCGGCTACATCTACGCCTACGAGGTTGATGGCTTGGGCCACAGCGTGCTCATGGACGACGCCAACGTCCCCAGTCTGCTGTCGATCCCGTACATGGGATTCGAGCCGGCTAGCAACGGCATCTACCAGAACACGCGCCGCTTCGTGCTGTCCAGCGACGATCCGTACTACTTCACCGGCAAGTATGCGCGCGGCGTGGGCAGTCCTCATACGCAGCACGGGTACGTCTGGCCGCTCGCGCTGGTGATGCAAGGTCTGACCGCCGCGGATCCAGAGGAAGTCTCAAACGTGCTCGCGGAGCTGCAGGCCTCAGATACCGGCGATCACCTGCTGCACGAATCGTTCGACCCGAACAACCCCTCGCAGTTCACGCGTTCCAACTTCGGCTGGCCTTGCTCGCTGTACTCGGAGCTGGTGCTCGACCGCGTCATGGGCTTCACGCCGCTGCCGACTCCAACCCTGTAGCGGTCGAATTCATTCGACCGTAGCGCCGCTCCGGGAATCCTCTTCTCCGCGCCGAACGAGCCTTATAAAGGAGGCGCGCGTGGCAATAACCCTTGTCATCGGTGCTCAATGGGGGGATGAAGGCAAAGGGCGCATCGTCGATTTCCTCGCCGCAGGCGCCCAAGTCGTTGGGCGTTTTGGAGGCGGTGCCAATGCCGGTCACACTGTGCGCGTCGGCGAGACGACGTACAAACTGCGCATCGTGCCCAGCGGCGTGCTGGCCGGAGCGGTCCATTGCATCATCGGTCCCGGCACGGTCGTGTCGCCCGCGCAATTCATCCAGGAACTGCGCGCTCTCGAATCTGCCGGCGTCGACGTCTCGCGCGTCTGGCTGTCGGATCTGGCGCATCTCATCTTGCCCTATCATATCGAACAGGACCGCGCCTCAGAGCGCGCGCTCGGCGCCGCTGCGCTGGGCACGACAGGCAACGGCATCGGCCCCGCGTATATCGACCGAGTCGCCCGGCGCGGCATCCGCGCGGGCGATCTGCGGGATCTGCCGCGCTGTCGTGAGATCATCACGCGCCGCGCGAGTGCGCTGGCGCGCGACGGGATCGAGGTGGACGCCGATGCGATCATCGCGGAGCTTGAGCGGCACGCGCCGATCGTGCTCCCACACGTGCGCGACACCGTCGGCATTCTCCACGGGGCGCTGCGCGCCGGCAAACGCGTCATCGCCGAAGGTGCGCAAGGCGCGATGCTCGATGTCACGTTCGGCACCTATCCGTATGTCACGTCGTCGGTCACGGTCGCCGGCGGCGCGGGAGCGGGTTTGGGCTTCGGGCCGACCGACGTCGAGCACGTGATCGGGGTCGCCAAGGCATACGCGACGCGCGTCGGTGCTGGGCCGTTCCCCACCGAGCTGCAGGATGCGGTCGGCGAGCGCTTGCGCGAGCGCGGCGCCGAATTCGGCACCGTCACCGGACGTGCGCGCCGCTGCGGTTGGATCGACGCCGTCGCGTTGCGCTATGTCGCCGCCGTGAACGGCTTGACGCATCTGGCGATCACCAAGCTCGACGTGCTCGACGGCCTTGACGAGGTCTGCGTGTGCACGGCATACGAAGACGTGCCCACTGGATCCGTTCCGTTCGCCATGGCCGCCCAGCCCAAAGTAATCCTGCGTCGCTTCCCCGGTTGGACGCAGCCGACGACGAGCGCACGAAGCTACGACGCGCTGCCCACCGCCGCGCGCACCTATCTCGACGCGCTGGCGGACGAGATCGGCGTTCCCATCTCGTACGTGTCGGTCGGCCCAGAGCGGACGCAGATCATCGTGCGCGAGAGCGCGCCGCTCGGCGCGCTGCCGCTGCGGGCGTGAGCGCGGCCGGCGCATTGGCCGCTGTCGCGCGCGCAGCGTCGCTCGCCAAAGGCGACGCGCTGCGGTGCCGGGCGCTCATCCAGTGGTTCCGGTCGCGGGCGTGCGATCGCTCAGCCTTCGCTAAGCGGGTTCTTCGGACGGCACTTGCGGGCGGCTCGCTGGGCCATTTCGAGTGCGCTGCACTGACGAGTTTTGATGCCGGCTGGCAAGACGAGACGGAGTATGACGACGCGCAAGCGGCCATGATGGAAACGGAGCTCGCTGCAGCCCATGAAGAGC
Encoded here:
- a CDS encoding glycoside hydrolase family 125 protein, whose product is MEPAHIRLYWTSAFAGVLFLLTSASASARATELPAISAAAAEFHGGSTDTGQIYTQCLLSTVRYDVSFETDQTTYVITGDIGAMWLRDASAQVRPYLFFVADPEVRSMLRGVIAREAKNMLADPYANAFNRDYKVAEEKYELDSLLYPIQLAWMYWKQTHDSSVFTPEVKAAYERALGLMQLERDHTFSTYRHRELINDGKGAPTAVTGMVWTAFRPSDDPATYGYNIPEEMFAAVGLGELKEIEADVWHDNLKRDEVEALRAGIVDGINRYGIVYTPKFGYIYAYEVDGLGHSVLMDDANVPSLLSIPYMGFEPASNGIYQNTRRFVLSSDDPYYFTGKYARGVGSPHTQHGYVWPLALVMQGLTAADPEEVSNVLAELQASDTGDHLLHESFDPNNPSQFTRSNFGWPCSLYSELVLDRVMGFTPLPTPTL
- a CDS encoding adenylosuccinate synthase; this encodes MAITLVIGAQWGDEGKGRIVDFLAAGAQVVGRFGGGANAGHTVRVGETTYKLRIVPSGVLAGAVHCIIGPGTVVSPAQFIQELRALESAGVDVSRVWLSDLAHLILPYHIEQDRASERALGAAALGTTGNGIGPAYIDRVARRGIRAGDLRDLPRCREIITRRASALARDGIEVDADAIIAELERHAPIVLPHVRDTVGILHGALRAGKRVIAEGAQGAMLDVTFGTYPYVTSSVTVAGGAGAGLGFGPTDVEHVIGVAKAYATRVGAGPFPTELQDAVGERLRERGAEFGTVTGRARRCGWIDAVALRYVAAVNGLTHLAITKLDVLDGLDEVCVCTAYEDVPTGSVPFAMAAQPKVILRRFPGWTQPTTSARSYDALPTAARTYLDALADEIGVPISYVSVGPERTQIIVRESAPLGALPLRA
- a CDS encoding response regulator transcription factor; its protein translation is SAEVERIVGLELGADDYLVKPFSAREFIARVRAIMRRSGQAPPAPGRRHSAGPLTLDEDTREVTVEGRAVKLKPREFDLLALFVRNQGRVFTRDQIIETLWGFDYDGDPRTVDVHVRRLRRALGEGVAHASYLHTVHGVGYKFAAPSRTAAPA
- a CDS encoding ATP-binding protein, whose amino-acid sequence is MAPLLALSAARRSAPLLYLELTGIERVPRSRRRRVLATYKRAVAAALRAAVGTALRRSDAIAAGPGAHCFVALLVGRAVAAPARDGVADAQLGLIAGRLRAAVRAQLLELAGAELGQSAGEIGVIAGWTVLDPVAVAQPLEDVRQAIRGAAVVARVEAQRALVLAAVTHELRTPLMSILGYAERLRDEADLTPHARAHYGGIVAREARRLHRLVESLIDTGAWTAGKLVLRRRQLDLQALVRTAWAASAAGARGSRPRLEIRGDARAAVDRERLMQVFINLLDNAARHSPKGARVSVRIARRGDTAVVAVADEGPGFSRRAAGAVGTPFAPGADGRAGLGLSIARLLVEAHGGAVTFGRGRRRGARVCVSLPCRGTRAT